Within the Amaranthus tricolor cultivar Red isolate AtriRed21 chromosome 15, ASM2621246v1, whole genome shotgun sequence genome, the region CCCAATGAATTAATAAGACAGAGTTAAACACAATCTTCCGCTGTTATATTTCTCAAGTGGAAGATATGTGGATACAAcaagcattataaaaatattaaaataaagatcaataatgttatttttgtcaaaaatttaCGATATAAATATAAAGATTCTTTATGGGAAACTCTAAAATGGAAAATGGAATGTTCTTTACGGAACGGAAGAAGTAATAAACTTTAAATTGagatgattcaaacaaaatctcatatacaatgttttaacttataaattagaAATAACATGCGAATTAATCTGGTTGATGAATGTGAAAATAGAGCAATGAAATATAGCATATACTCCCATTTTctgtaaaattaaaagatagttTTTGTTATTCTATTaggtcaaaaaataaaattttaaatcgtgcaatattaacttaaataataaaaagtacaaAATAACTCGAAAACATTAATGTGAAAAATCAGCTCTTGTCAATTACTTCCACTTGTTTTGTatagtaattatatttttaattttcacacTATTCAGTACgtagttgtaatttttaatatatttaattttatattataaaaaattttaaaaagttaatattataaaaatatgcgttaaaaacaaatcaaataagatgttacttaactatgttttacattatacattaAGAATTATATGCTAAAAAAGATCAACTGATAAACAATACTTATCACAAAAAATATAGCAataacaactattaaaatccaaaaaaaaaaaaaaaaaaaagttagaacAAAATTAGGAGGTGggatcaaaaattgaaacccagCCAAAACTAAGGGCTTCTATCATTGTCCGTCTAGTTGTATCCACGTATTGGTTTTCTCCTTTACCATTCAATATAATTCTACTCCTACCAATTCCCAAATTGCTAGGTCAACTTCATATTCAATCTATGAGCTGTTTTACACCTTCATTATTACTCTACCAAATcatctcattattattattattttttttttcagataattgtttttaaaaaagagATGTATCCACGTCAGTATGACTCAATTTCCAGaatacattatttttaaaaatagccCAACGGAAACGATCTCTGCCTAATTTCccctaaattaaaataattgcaCTTTATTTCCTACCTATATATACCAACCTCTTAATATCTGTGTTTTTCATAACCCTAAATATCGCATTCTCGTACGGAATTAAATCAAATCAccctccttctttctctctcttcccaaATCCCTAATCAACCAATTAATCCCTCTTTGAAGAAGGCTTTTGCCGGAGATTTAATGCGGAAAGATGAAAGGTCCATCGCTTTTTAACCCCTATGTTCGTGGTGGTATTGCCCAGAAAAACCATCATGTTCTTGGCGGTAGGCACTGGCACCGTAAATACGTCGAAGACGGCTAGTTTTCGTTTTTTGTTCTTCAACGTCTTGTGAATTCcaatctctttctctctctctctatccAATTTTTGTTGTTCTTTCTGGGTTATTTGAATTTGTAGACGGGTCTAAGAAAAATCTGATAGATTTTGTAAATTTTTCGATCCCCAAACATGATGGGGGGATTGATGTTAGCTGTTAAGGATATGAAGGGTTCGAGCGATCAAGCTCAGCCCCCGAAACAATACTGTAAGATGGTGATGCATGGGAAGTATGAGCTTGGAAGGGTTTTGGGTCAAGGTACTTTCGCACGCGTTTATTATGCACGCAACGTTGAGACAGGGAAGAGCGTCGCAATGAAAGTAATTGGGAAGGAAAAGGTTGTTCGTGCGAAGATGATGGATCAAATGAAGAGAGAAATTAGCGTGATGAAGAGATTAAAACACCCGAATATTGTTGAGCTTTATGAGGTTATGGCTACCAAATCTAAGATCTTCTTGGCTATGGAGCTCGTCCGCGGCGGCGAGCTCCATACGAAGGTGTCAAAGGAAGGGAAATTGGAGGAAGATTTGGCAAGATCATACTTCAAACAGCTAATTTCTGCTGTTGATTATTGCCATAGTCGTGGTGTTTTCCACCGTGACTTGAAGCTGGAAAATCTTTTACTTGATCAAGATGGAAATGTGAAGGTAACTGATTTTGGGTTAAGTGCTTTGTTTGAGGAAAAGGGGGAGAATGAGCAAGTAATGTTGAGGACCTGTTGTGGGACACCGCACTATGTAGCGCCTGAAATAGTGTCCAAGAAAGGTCAAGGCTATGATGGTGCAAAGGCTGATATTTGGTCTTGTGGTATCATTTTATATGTTCTTCTTGCTGGGTACCTCCCATTTCATGATGAAAATGTTGTCCAATTATACCGTAAGGTTAACAATGGCGATTTCACTTGCCCAACATGGTTTTCCTCTGAAGCTAAAGATTTGATCATCAGAATGTTGGACCCGAATCCTTCAACTCGGATCACAGTATCCGAAATCATGGAATCAAGCTGGTGGAATTTTGATGTTACTGTAAACTCATATGAACAAGAAACTGATGCTTCATCCTTTGTTAAGAAGGAACTAGAAGCCTTGAATGCATTCCATATCATATCAATGTCAGAAGGGTTAGACCTGTCTCCACTCTTCTTAGAATCAAAGAAGAAGAGAGAGGAGAGGGAAGAGATAGGATTCACAACAACAATCTCAACAAATGAAATGATTTCTAGGCTGGAAGAAGCAGCAGCCAAGATGGGTAAGTTCAAGATCAGCAAGGTAGGGGATTCAGTGGTGAGATTGCAGAGTCTTGAAAAGGGAAGGAAAGGTAAACTGGTAATTGAAGTGGAGCTTTTTACAGTTTCATCATCCTTTTTAATGGTGGAAGTTAATAAGGATAATGGTGATACGCTTGAGTTTAACCAGTTTTGCAACAACTTCCTTCGCCCTGTTCTTATGGATGTTGTGGTTTGGACTACTCCATCTGAATTCACCAACTCACCTGCCCCTTATGCTGTCTTGTGCTAAAATTTTGTATAAAACCCCTTTGGTTTTAGAATTTGACATGTTttctttcatatatatatatatatatatatatatatatatatatatatatatatatatatatatatatatatatatatatatatatatatatatatatatatatatatatatatatatatatagctttctTGCTGTTTTTTTTCATGTTGTGTTTATTACTTATTTAGTAAGATTATTTATTAGTTTCATGATTCATTTCTGTGTTGATAGTTTGCCAAATTCTTAGGATTACTTTACATGCTTACTGCATAGTTCAGCTAGGTATTAACAATCATTATTGAGCTTGTTCTCCAATGTCTAGTATCCTGTATGATTCAAAGAAACAATTTTACCATAATTTTGACACATTTCTAGCCAATTTTGACGCATTTTTAGCCAATTTGACCATTTTGACACATTTCTGGGCATGAGGTGCAGGCCTCCGCTTCCATCTTTGTGCCCCCCTGCATAGTTTAATTTGGGTATGATGTAAAATTGTGATTCAAAACTAATTTCCATGGCAACCATTGAATAGTATTCATCCTGATTCCTGAGACTGAATGAGATATTGATTTGGGTATTTGGTGTCATAATATTACTTTCTCAATGTATGGAATAATTCTGCTTTACTAATTAAGCTTGAGACGGTTAAATATTCCCTTGAATCTACCCATTACAAATCGTAAATACCGAGTTCTGATGGTGACTTGAAGAACTATACATAAATTTCCCTAGTGTAAGTTTGTGTAAAAAATATCTTTTCCTGGACCAAACGTTGCCCTGACTGTTATAAATCATTTATGTTTCGAAGAAAAGTCGATGTCTTTTCGCGAGGAGGAACAATATGAAGTAAACGATACAGACACTGTAAGTGTTTAGTGGAAGAGAAGGGGCTTTTCGGTTTTCCATTTGATTGGTAAAGTTTGAAGATTAGTAACATTAGCTTAACAATCATATGCTTACATTTAGCTGATTAGATAACATGTGATTATGTTTCATGATAGATGGTATGATGTCTTAACATGTGTTGCATGTTCCTTTTCATCTTCTTGATGAGATCATGTCTTAACATGTGCTGCATATCCTTATTATTCATCATGTTGATGCATGGGACTGACTATCTGATGTAATTTGTTGCATATTCGTACTTCATTTTACTTCTGTTAATCGGTTTTCTGAATGATTTTCTTGCTACGTTTAGACTGTCTTTATTCTGGTCAAAGACTAATGTGTTTCAGGATCTGTTCTTGAAAATGCTAGCCCGTTGTGGTAAATTTATGCTTGCCTTTGTTATTACATAGCTCTTTCCGATTTACTGAAACCGCTTTGCTATGATTTTGGTCAAGTAATACTGATTTAGTTGGATAACAGGCACAATGGATTATCTTCAGGATAGATTAAATCTTTGGTCGGCATCATCATCGTCATTCAAGGATATCATGcatatgatcatcatcatcaccatacCCGGTGTATCCAACTCAGGTGTTGTGGTTCTTGTCTATTTCATTTTCCACACTAGTGCAAATAACATTATCAAAATGACAGTTAATCGAAATTGAAATCGTACGagttttctttgttgtttcttttttgCTCGTGCTCCTTAGGCATTGTAGTATTAGTTTTAGTGTCACataatttgcgaattatggTCAGTCTTGGGTATTTTAGGCATTGTGAGTgaatagcaaattaaaaaagtaaTCATGTTAATTCGACTTGAAAACCGAATAAAATCCAATTCAGATGAAACCTAGTCATCTC harbors:
- the LOC130801877 gene encoding CBL-interacting serine/threonine-protein kinase 6-like — its product is MMGGLMLAVKDMKGSSDQAQPPKQYCKMVMHGKYELGRVLGQGTFARVYYARNVETGKSVAMKVIGKEKVVRAKMMDQMKREISVMKRLKHPNIVELYEVMATKSKIFLAMELVRGGELHTKVSKEGKLEEDLARSYFKQLISAVDYCHSRGVFHRDLKLENLLLDQDGNVKVTDFGLSALFEEKGENEQVMLRTCCGTPHYVAPEIVSKKGQGYDGAKADIWSCGIILYVLLAGYLPFHDENVVQLYRKVNNGDFTCPTWFSSEAKDLIIRMLDPNPSTRITVSEIMESSWWNFDVTVNSYEQETDASSFVKKELEALNAFHIISMSEGLDLSPLFLESKKKREEREEIGFTTTISTNEMISRLEEAAAKMGKFKISKVGDSVVRLQSLEKGRKGKLVIEVELFTVSSSFLMVEVNKDNGDTLEFNQFCNNFLRPVLMDVVVWTTPSEFTNSPAPYAVLC